One Polaribacter sp. SA4-12 genomic window carries:
- the rplL gene encoding 50S ribosomal protein L7/L12, whose protein sequence is MADLKDFAEQLVNLTVKEVNELATILKDEYGIEPAAAAVAVAGPAAAGEAEEEQTEFDVILKAAGSSKLAVVKLVKELTGLGLKEAKGIVDSAPAAVKEGVTKDEAEGLKKSLEEAGAEVELK, encoded by the coding sequence ATGGCAGACTTAAAAGATTTCGCAGAGCAATTAGTTAACTTAACAGTAAAAGAAGTTAATGAATTAGCTACTATCTTAAAAGATGAATATGGTATTGAGCCAGCAGCAGCAGCAGTAGCAGTAGCAGGTCCAGCAGCAGCAGGAGAAGCAGAAGAAGAGCAAACTGAATTTGATGTAATTTTAAAAGCAGCAGGTTCTTCTAAATTAGCAGTTGTAAAATTAGTTAAAGAATTAACTGGTTTAGGATTGAAAGAAGCTAAAGGTATCGTAGATAGTGCTCCAGCAGCAGTAAAAGAAGGTGTAACTAAAGATGAGGCTGAAGGTCTTAAAAAATCTTTAGAAGAAGCTGGAGCTGAAGTAGAGCTTAAGTAA
- the aroC gene encoding chorismate synthase, translated as MSFNSFGNLLKVTTYGESHGTAIGGVIDGFPAGLKLDFDAIQNELNRRKPGQSKIVTQRKEPDTVEFLSGIFEGKTTGTSIGFIIKNTNQKSKDYNHNTNVYRPSHADYTYDKKFGNRDYRGGGRSSARETANWVVAGALAKQLIASMKINAFTSSVGEIFIDKPYQDLDFSKTESNIVRCPDEASAEKMINKIQEIRKAGDTIGGTITCVAQNVPVGLGEPIFHKLHAQLGSAMLSINAVKGFEFGSGFCGAKMKGSEHNDIFNEDGSTQSNLSGGIQGGISNGMDIYFRVAFKPVATIMSSQQTINSENEITEITGKGRHDPCVVPRAVPIVEAMTALVLADYWLLNKTRTI; from the coding sequence ATGTCGTTTAATTCTTTCGGAAATTTATTAAAAGTAACAACGTATGGAGAATCTCATGGAACTGCTATTGGAGGAGTTATAGATGGTTTTCCTGCAGGATTGAAGCTAGACTTTGATGCTATACAAAATGAGTTAAATAGACGTAAACCAGGGCAATCTAAAATTGTTACCCAACGTAAAGAACCAGATACTGTAGAATTTCTTTCTGGAATATTTGAAGGTAAAACAACAGGTACTTCTATTGGTTTTATCATTAAAAATACAAATCAGAAATCGAAGGATTACAATCACAACACTAATGTTTATAGACCTTCTCATGCAGATTACACGTATGATAAAAAGTTTGGAAATAGAGATTATAGAGGTGGAGGACGAAGTTCTGCTCGTGAAACTGCCAATTGGGTAGTTGCTGGTGCTTTAGCAAAACAATTGATTGCTAGCATGAAAATTAATGCATTTACATCTTCTGTAGGAGAAATATTTATAGATAAACCGTATCAAGATTTAGATTTTTCTAAAACTGAAAGTAATATTGTTCGTTGTCCTGATGAAGCTTCAGCAGAGAAAATGATCAATAAAATACAAGAAATAAGAAAAGCTGGTGATACAATTGGTGGTACAATTACTTGTGTTGCTCAAAACGTACCTGTAGGATTAGGAGAACCTATTTTTCATAAACTACATGCTCAATTAGGTAGCGCAATGTTATCAATAAATGCTGTAAAAGGTTTTGAATTTGGAAGTGGATTTTGTGGTGCAAAAATGAAAGGTTCTGAACACAATGACATTTTTAATGAGGATGGTTCTACACAATCTAATTTATCTGGAGGTATTCAAGGTGGAATTAGTAATGGAATGGATATCTATTTTAGAGTCGCTTTTAAGCCAGTTGCAACCATTATGAGCTCTCAGCAAACAATTAATTCAGAAAATGAAATTACAGAGATTACAGGTAAAGGAAGACATGATCCTTGTGTTGTACCAAGAGCTGTACCTATTGTAGAAGCGATGACCGCTTTGGTTTTAGCTGATTATTGGTTACTCAATAAAACAAGAACTATATAA
- the rplJ gene encoding 50S ribosomal protein L10, which translates to MTREEKSQVIQDLTAVLAGTNTLYLADISGLDAQTTSNLRRECFKANVQLSVVKNTLLAKAMEASDKEFGDLPSVLKGNTSMMISEAANAPAKLIKEFRKKTKDRPILKGAFAEESVYIGDDQLDALVDIKSREELIGEIIGLLQSPAKNVISALQSGGQTLSGIIKTLSEK; encoded by the coding sequence ATGACTAGAGAAGAGAAATCACAAGTAATACAAGATTTAACAGCAGTATTAGCAGGAACAAATACTTTATATTTAGCAGACATATCTGGATTAGATGCACAAACTACATCTAATTTACGTAGAGAGTGCTTTAAGGCAAATGTTCAGTTATCAGTAGTTAAAAATACATTACTTGCAAAAGCAATGGAGGCTTCAGATAAAGAATTTGGAGACTTACCATCAGTATTAAAAGGTAATACATCAATGATGATTTCTGAAGCAGCAAATGCTCCAGCAAAATTAATCAAAGAATTCAGAAAGAAAACTAAAGATAGACCTATTTTAAAAGGTGCATTTGCAGAAGAATCTGTATATATTGGAGATGATCAATTAGATGCTTTAGTAGATATTAAATCTAGAGAAGAATTAATTGGAGAAATCATTGGATTATTACAATCACCAGCTAAAAATGTTATTTCAGCATTACAATCAGGTGGTCAAACACTTTCAGGTATTATCAAAACTTTATCTGAAAAATAA
- the rpoC gene encoding DNA-directed RNA polymerase subunit beta', translating into MARKQEKYTVKKFNKISIGLSSPEAILEISKGEVLKPETINYRTHKPERDGLFCERIFGPVKDYECACGKYKRIRYKGIVCDRCGVEVTEKKVRRDRVGHINLVVPVAHIWYFRSLPNKMGYLLGLPSKKLDMIIYYERYVVIQPGIAKNVEGEPLQKMDFLTEEEYLDIADELPQDNQYLDDTDPNKFIAKMGAECLIDLLARIDLEKLSFELRHKANTETSKQRKTEALKRLNVVEAFRDSQKNRENNPEWMIMKAVPVIPPELRPLVPLDGGRFATSDLNDLYRRVIIRNNRLKRLVEIKAPEVILRNEKRMLQESVDSLFDNTRKSSAVKTESNRPLKSLSDSLKGKQGRFRQNLLGKRVDYSARSVIVVGPELRLSECGIPKDMAAELYKPFVIRKLIERGIVKTVKSAKKIIDRKEPVVWDILENVIKGHPVLLNRAPTLHRLGIQAFQPKLIEGKAIQLHPLACSAFNADFDGDQMAVHLPLGPEAILEAQILMLASHNILNPANGAPVTVPSQDMVLGLYYMTKERISTPEVPIKGEGLTFYSPEEVTIAFNEEMVDLNAGIKVRTYDVDENGEQVRKIIKTTVGRVLFNEVVPAKAGYINEVLTKKNLRGIIGGILKATDIPTTGDFLDQIKNMGYKFAFQGGLSFSLGDIIIPKEKQSMIDAANIEVDAIVGNYNMGMLTQKERYNQVIDIWGRTNNDLTELSMKRLREDQQGFNSVYMMLDSGARGSKEQIRQLTGMRGLMAKPKKSTAGGGEIIENPILSNFKEGLSILEYFISTHGARKGLADTALKTADAGYLTRRLVDVSQDVIINEEDCGTLRGLDVIPLKKNDEIVESLSDRIEGRISLQDVYHPLTEELIIEANQPITSQLAEAVEKSGIDKLQVRSALTCESTKGICAKCYGQSLSTLNKVQIGEAVGVIAAQSIGEPGTQLTLRTFHVGGVAGNISEENKLIAKFEGKVVIDDLRTVVGKDNDGKEVDIVISRTAEIKIIDKKSGITQSTNILPYGSHIFDKDRKSIKKGDVIVQWDPFNGVIVSEFGGRVKFDNLQQGINYSVEVDEQTGSREQVMIDSKNKKIIASLIVEDKDGVALRSYSLPVGAHLMVTDGEKVETGHTLVKIPRKSGKAGDITGGLPRVTELFEARNPSNPSVVSEIDGVVSFGKIKRGNREIIVESKTGDIRKYLVKLSNQILVQENDFIKAGMPLSDGATTPSDILRIKGPSAVQMYLVNEIQEVYRLQGVKINDKHFEVVVRQMMRKVKIIDSGDTLLLENQLVHKIDFIKDNDAIYGMKVVEDSGDSENLVAGQIISARQLRDENSLLRRNDQNLVEARDAKPATAEQVLQGITRASLQTKSFISAASFQETTKVLNEAAVSGKIDTLEGLKENVIVGKRIPAGTGMRAYEKILVGPKDEIEKSF; encoded by the coding sequence ATGGCAAGAAAACAAGAAAAGTACACTGTAAAAAAGTTTAATAAAATCTCAATTGGTTTATCATCACCAGAAGCTATTTTAGAAATCTCTAAAGGTGAAGTTTTAAAACCAGAAACAATAAATTACCGTACGCACAAACCAGAAAGAGATGGTTTATTTTGTGAGCGTATTTTTGGTCCTGTCAAGGATTATGAATGTGCTTGTGGAAAGTACAAAAGAATTCGCTACAAAGGTATCGTTTGTGATAGATGTGGTGTAGAAGTTACTGAAAAGAAAGTACGTAGAGATAGAGTTGGTCACATTAATTTAGTGGTACCAGTTGCTCATATTTGGTACTTTAGATCATTACCTAACAAAATGGGATACCTTTTAGGTTTACCATCTAAGAAGTTAGATATGATTATTTACTACGAACGTTATGTAGTAATTCAGCCAGGTATTGCAAAGAATGTTGAAGGGGAGCCATTACAAAAAATGGATTTCTTAACTGAAGAAGAATATTTAGATATTGCTGACGAGTTACCTCAAGACAACCAATACTTAGACGATACTGACCCAAACAAGTTTATCGCTAAAATGGGAGCAGAGTGTCTAATTGATTTATTAGCACGTATAGATTTAGAAAAATTATCTTTTGAATTAAGACATAAAGCAAATACAGAAACGTCTAAACAACGTAAAACTGAAGCTTTAAAACGTTTAAATGTTGTTGAAGCATTTAGAGATTCTCAAAAGAATAGAGAAAACAATCCAGAATGGATGATAATGAAAGCAGTTCCGGTTATTCCACCAGAATTGAGACCGTTAGTGCCATTAGATGGAGGTCGTTTTGCAACGTCTGATTTAAATGATTTATACAGAAGAGTTATTATCAGAAATAATCGTTTAAAAAGATTAGTTGAGATAAAAGCTCCAGAAGTTATTTTACGTAATGAAAAACGTATGTTACAAGAATCTGTAGATTCTTTATTTGATAACACACGTAAATCATCAGCAGTAAAAACTGAATCTAATAGACCCTTAAAATCTTTATCAGATTCATTAAAAGGTAAACAAGGACGTTTCCGTCAGAATTTATTAGGAAAACGTGTTGATTATTCAGCTCGTTCTGTAATTGTTGTTGGACCAGAATTAAGACTTTCAGAATGTGGTATCCCAAAAGATATGGCAGCTGAACTTTACAAGCCTTTTGTAATTAGAAAATTAATTGAAAGAGGAATTGTAAAAACAGTTAAATCTGCAAAGAAAATAATAGATAGAAAAGAACCAGTTGTTTGGGATATTTTAGAAAATGTAATTAAAGGTCATCCAGTTTTATTAAACAGGGCTCCAACTTTACACAGACTTGGTATACAAGCATTTCAACCAAAATTAATTGAAGGGAAAGCAATACAGTTACATCCACTTGCATGTTCTGCCTTTAATGCCGATTTTGATGGGGATCAAATGGCTGTTCACTTACCATTAGGACCAGAAGCTATTTTAGAAGCACAAATATTAATGTTAGCTTCTCATAATATCTTAAATCCTGCAAATGGTGCTCCAGTTACTGTACCTTCTCAGGATATGGTACTTGGTTTATACTATATGACTAAAGAGAGAATTTCTACTCCAGAAGTACCAATTAAAGGAGAAGGATTAACTTTTTATTCACCAGAAGAAGTAACTATTGCTTTTAACGAAGAAATGGTAGACTTAAATGCTGGAATTAAAGTAAGAACATACGATGTTGATGAAAACGGAGAACAAGTTAGAAAAATTATAAAAACTACTGTTGGTAGAGTTTTATTTAATGAAGTTGTTCCTGCGAAAGCTGGTTATATTAACGAAGTATTAACTAAGAAAAACTTACGTGGAATTATCGGTGGTATTTTAAAAGCTACAGATATTCCTACAACAGGAGATTTCTTAGATCAGATAAAAAATATGGGATATAAATTTGCCTTCCAAGGTGGTTTATCTTTCTCATTAGGGGATATTATTATTCCAAAAGAAAAACAATCTATGATTGATGCAGCCAATATAGAGGTAGATGCAATTGTAGGAAACTATAACATGGGTATGTTAACGCAAAAAGAGCGTTATAATCAGGTAATTGATATTTGGGGTAGAACCAATAACGATTTAACTGAGTTATCTATGAAACGTTTACGTGAAGACCAACAAGGTTTTAACTCAGTATACATGATGCTTGATTCTGGTGCAAGGGGTTCTAAGGAGCAAATTCGTCAGTTAACAGGTATGCGTGGATTAATGGCAAAACCTAAAAAATCGACAGCAGGTGGTGGAGAAATTATTGAGAATCCGATTCTTTCTAACTTTAAGGAAGGTTTATCAATTCTTGAATACTTTATCTCTACTCACGGTGCACGTAAAGGACTTGCAGATACCGCTTTAAAAACGGCAGATGCTGGTTACTTAACTCGTAGATTAGTAGATGTTTCTCAAGATGTTATCATTAACGAAGAAGATTGTGGTACATTAAGAGGTTTAGATGTTATTCCATTAAAGAAAAATGATGAGATTGTAGAATCTTTATCAGATAGAATTGAAGGACGTATTTCTTTACAAGATGTTTATCATCCATTAACTGAAGAGCTTATTATAGAAGCGAATCAACCAATTACTTCACAATTAGCTGAGGCTGTTGAGAAATCTGGAATTGATAAATTACAAGTAAGATCGGCATTAACATGTGAGTCTACTAAAGGTATTTGTGCAAAATGTTACGGACAAAGTTTATCAACTCTTAATAAAGTACAAATTGGTGAAGCAGTTGGTGTAATTGCTGCACAATCTATTGGAGAGCCTGGTACACAGTTAACATTACGTACATTCCACGTTGGTGGGGTTGCAGGTAACATTTCTGAAGAAAATAAATTAATTGCAAAGTTTGAAGGTAAAGTTGTTATTGATGATTTACGTACAGTTGTTGGAAAAGACAATGATGGTAAAGAAGTTGATATCGTAATATCTAGAACTGCTGAAATTAAAATTATAGATAAGAAATCAGGAATTACTCAGAGTACAAATATTCTTCCTTATGGTTCTCATATCTTTGATAAAGATAGAAAGTCAATTAAAAAAGGAGATGTAATTGTTCAATGGGATCCATTTAACGGTGTAATTGTTTCTGAATTTGGAGGAAGAGTTAAGTTTGATAACTTACAACAAGGTATTAATTACTCTGTAGAAGTTGATGAGCAAACTGGTTCTAGAGAACAAGTAATGATCGATTCTAAAAATAAGAAAATCATTGCTTCTTTAATTGTAGAAGATAAAGACGGTGTTGCTTTACGTTCATATAGTTTACCAGTAGGTGCACACTTAATGGTAACTGATGGAGAGAAAGTAGAAACTGGACATACTTTAGTTAAAATACCAAGAAAATCTGGTAAGGCAGGAGATATTACAGGAGGTTTACCACGTGTAACAGAATTATTCGAAGCACGTAATCCTTCTAACCCATCTGTTGTTTCAGAGATTGACGGTGTTGTTTCTTTCGGGAAAATCAAACGTGGTAATAGAGAGATTATTGTTGAATCTAAAACTGGAGATATCAGAAAGTATTTAGTTAAACTTTCTAACCAGATTTTAGTTCAAGAAAATGACTTTATTAAAGCTGGTATGCCTTTATCAGATGGAGCAACAACTCCTTCGGATATTTTAAGAATTAAAGGACCATCTGCAGTACAAATGTACTTAGTAAATGAAATACAAGAAGTATATCGTTTACAGGGTGTGAAAATTAATGACAAGCATTTCGAAGTTGTTGTTCGTCAAATGATGCGTAAAGTTAAAATTATTGATTCTGGTGATACATTATTATTAGAGAATCAATTAGTTCATAAAATTGACTTTATCAAAGACAACGATGCTATCTACGGAATGAAAGTTGTTGAAGATTCTGGAGATTCTGAAAACTTAGTAGCAGGTCAAATTATTTCTGCACGTCAATTAAGAGATGAAAATTCTTTATTAAGAAGAAATGATCAAAACTTAGTTGAAGCAAGAGATGCTAAACCGGCAACTGCAGAACAAGTTTTACAAGGTATTACAAGAGCATCACTACAAACAAAATCATTTATTTCTGCAGCTTCTTTCCAAGAGACTACAAAAGTATTAAATGAGGCTGCTGTAAGTGGTAAAATAGATACATTAGAAGGCTTAAAAGAAAATGTAATTGTTGGTAAGAGAATTCCAGCAGGTACAGGTATGAGAGCTTATGAAAAAATTCTAGTTGGTCCTAAAGACGAAATAGAAAAAAGTTTCTAA
- a CDS encoding DUF3467 domain-containing protein, with protein sequence MEENKNKEGQINIELDQEIAEGTYSNLAIINHSMSEFIVDFINIMPGVPKAKVKSRIILTPQHAKRLTQALADNVRKFEQAHGEIKDYEQPPIPMNFGPTGQA encoded by the coding sequence ATGGAAGAAAATAAAAACAAAGAAGGACAAATAAATATTGAATTAGATCAAGAAATTGCTGAAGGAACGTATTCTAATTTGGCAATTATAAATCACTCAATGTCAGAATTTATAGTTGATTTTATTAATATTATGCCAGGTGTTCCGAAGGCAAAAGTAAAATCGAGAATTATATTAACTCCACAGCATGCAAAAAGATTAACACAAGCATTAGCAGATAATGTTAGGAAGTTTGAACAAGCTCATGGAGAAATTAAAGATTATGAACAACCTCCAATTCCAATGAATTTTGGACCAACAGGTCAAGCTTAG
- the rpoB gene encoding DNA-directed RNA polymerase subunit beta encodes MATKNTTERINFATSKMIKEYPDFLDIQVKSFQDFFQLQTKAEERGEEGLYKTFMDNFPITDTRNQFVLEFLDYFVDPPRYSIQECIERGLTHSVPLKARLKLYCTDPEHEDFETIVQDVYLGTIPYMTNSGTFVINGAERVVVSQLHRSPGVFFGQSFHANGTKLYSARVIPFKGSWIEFATDINQVMYAYIDRKKKLPVTTLFRAIGFERDKDILEIFDLAEEVKVSKAGLKKVLGRKLAARVLKTWHEDFVDEDTGEVVSIERNEIIFDRDTILDKEHIDEIIEAGAKTVLLHKEDNDMADYAIIHNTLQKDPTNSEKEAVEHIYRQLRNAEPPDEETARGIIDKLFFSEQRYNLGEVGRFRMNTKLQLNEPIDQKVLTKLDIITIIKYLIELINSKAEVDDIDHLSNRRVRTVGEQLAGQFGVGLARMARTIRERMNVRDNEVFTPIDLINAKTLSSVINSFFGTNQLSQFMDQTNPLAEITHKRRLSALGPGGLSRERAGFEVRDVHYTHYGRLCPIETPEGPNIGLISSLAVFAKVNNLGFIETPYRKVENGIVSTEEPIYLSAEEEEGMKTAQSNLELKEDGTIVLDRVIAREEGDFPVVSPSEINLMDVAPNQIASISASLIPFLEHDDANRALMGSNMMRQAVPLLRPESPIVGTGLERRVAKDSRILINAEGAGEVTYVDANKITIKYDRTDEEKLVSFESDEVSYNLIKFRKTNQGTNINLKPIIERGDRVSEGQVLCEGYATQKGELALGRNMKVAFMPWKGYNFEDAIVISEKVVREDIFTSIHIDEYSLDVRDTKLGTEELTNDIPNVSEEATKDLDENGMIRIGAEVNPGDILIGKITPKGESDPTPEEKLLRAIFGDKAGDVKDASLKASPSLRGVVIDKKLFKRAVKDKNKRLRDKEAVATLESSFVSKFESLKDVLIDKLFTLISGKTSQGVYNDLGEEVLPKGKKYTLKMLNSVDDYVHLTGSWTTDKELNSSVGELVHNYKIKVNDLQGSLRRQKFTISVGDELPAGILKLAKVYIAKKRKLKVGDKMAGRHGNKGIVARIVRAEDMPFLEDGTPVDIVLNPLGVPSRMNIGQIYETVLGWAGQKLGTKYATPIFDGASLDQINEITDDAGVPRFGHTYLYDGGTGKRFDQPATVGIIYMIKLGHMIEDKMHARSIGPYSLITQQPLGGKAQFGGQRFGEMEVWALEAYGASSILREILTVKSDDVMGRAKTYESIVKGEAMPEPGLPESFNVLMHELKGLGLDVRLEE; translated from the coding sequence TTGGCAACGAAAAACACTACTGAAAGAATCAACTTCGCCACTTCTAAAATGATTAAGGAGTATCCAGACTTTTTGGATATTCAGGTAAAATCTTTCCAAGATTTTTTCCAACTTCAAACAAAAGCAGAAGAAAGAGGTGAAGAAGGTTTGTACAAAACCTTCATGGATAACTTTCCAATTACAGATACAAGAAATCAATTTGTATTAGAATTCTTAGACTACTTTGTAGATCCACCAAGATATTCTATACAAGAATGTATCGAGAGAGGTCTTACACACAGTGTGCCTTTAAAAGCACGTCTAAAGCTGTATTGTACGGATCCGGAGCATGAAGATTTCGAAACTATTGTTCAAGATGTTTATCTTGGAACAATTCCTTATATGACAAATTCTGGTACCTTTGTAATTAATGGTGCAGAACGTGTTGTAGTTTCTCAGTTACACAGATCACCAGGTGTATTCTTTGGACAATCTTTCCATGCAAATGGTACAAAATTATATTCAGCAAGAGTAATTCCTTTTAAAGGTTCTTGGATAGAATTTGCTACCGATATCAATCAAGTAATGTATGCTTATATTGATAGAAAGAAAAAATTACCAGTAACAACATTATTCAGAGCTATAGGTTTTGAAAGAGATAAAGATATTTTAGAGATTTTTGACCTTGCAGAAGAAGTTAAAGTTTCTAAAGCTGGATTAAAAAAAGTATTGGGTCGCAAATTAGCAGCTAGAGTTTTAAAAACCTGGCATGAAGATTTTGTTGATGAAGATACTGGTGAAGTTGTATCAATCGAAAGAAATGAAATTATTTTTGATCGTGATACAATTTTAGATAAAGAACATATTGATGAAATAATAGAAGCAGGTGCTAAAACCGTTTTACTTCATAAAGAAGACAACGATATGGCAGATTACGCTATTATTCATAATACTTTACAGAAAGATCCTACTAATTCAGAAAAAGAAGCAGTAGAACATATCTATAGACAATTACGTAATGCTGAACCGCCAGATGAAGAAACTGCGAGAGGTATTATTGACAAATTGTTCTTTTCTGAACAAAGATATAATTTAGGAGAAGTTGGTCGTTTTAGAATGAACACTAAACTTCAATTAAATGAGCCTATTGATCAAAAGGTATTAACAAAATTAGATATTATAACTATTATTAAATATTTAATTGAGTTAATCAACTCTAAAGCAGAAGTTGATGATATTGATCACTTATCTAACAGACGTGTAAGAACTGTTGGTGAGCAATTAGCAGGTCAGTTTGGTGTTGGTTTAGCTCGTATGGCTAGAACAATTCGTGAGCGTATGAATGTACGTGATAACGAGGTATTTACACCTATCGATTTGATTAATGCAAAAACATTATCATCTGTAATTAACTCGTTCTTTGGTACGAATCAGTTATCTCAGTTTATGGATCAAACGAATCCATTAGCAGAGATTACTCACAAGCGTAGATTATCTGCACTTGGACCTGGTGGTTTATCAAGAGAAAGAGCTGGTTTCGAGGTTCGTGATGTTCACTATACTCATTATGGTCGTTTATGTCCTATTGAGACTCCTGAGGGACCAAATATTGGTTTGATTTCATCTTTAGCAGTTTTTGCGAAAGTGAATAACTTAGGATTTATTGAAACTCCATATAGAAAAGTTGAAAATGGTATTGTTTCTACAGAAGAGCCTATTTATTTAAGTGCTGAAGAAGAAGAAGGTATGAAAACTGCCCAATCTAATTTAGAGTTAAAAGAAGATGGTACTATTGTTTTAGATAGAGTTATTGCGCGTGAAGAAGGAGATTTTCCTGTAGTTTCACCAAGTGAGATTAATTTGATGGACGTTGCTCCAAATCAAATTGCATCAATATCTGCATCTTTAATTCCTTTCTTAGAACATGATGATGCCAATCGTGCATTAATGGGATCGAATATGATGCGTCAAGCAGTTCCGTTGTTAAGACCAGAATCTCCAATTGTAGGTACAGGTTTAGAACGTAGAGTTGCAAAAGATTCTCGTATTTTAATCAATGCAGAAGGAGCTGGAGAAGTTACTTATGTAGATGCAAATAAAATTACTATTAAGTATGATAGAACTGATGAAGAAAAACTTGTAAGTTTTGAATCGGATGAAGTTTCTTACAACTTAATTAAATTTAGAAAAACAAATCAAGGAACAAACATTAACTTAAAGCCAATTATAGAAAGAGGTGATAGAGTTAGTGAAGGACAAGTTCTTTGTGAAGGTTATGCAACACAAAAAGGTGAGCTAGCTTTAGGAAGAAATATGAAAGTAGCCTTTATGCCTTGGAAAGGGTATAACTTTGAGGATGCAATTGTAATTTCGGAAAAAGTAGTTCGTGAAGATATATTTACATCTATTCATATCGATGAGTATTCTTTAGATGTTAGAGATACAAAATTAGGAACTGAAGAGTTAACTAATGATATTCCTAACGTTTCTGAAGAAGCTACAAAAGATTTAGATGAAAATGGAATGATTAGAATTGGAGCAGAAGTGAATCCTGGTGATATCTTAATTGGTAAAATTACACCAAAAGGAGAATCTGATCCAACTCCAGAAGAAAAATTATTACGTGCCATTTTTGGTGATAAAGCAGGTGATGTAAAAGATGCATCATTAAAAGCTTCTCCATCATTAAGAGGTGTAGTAATTGATAAAAAATTATTCAAAAGAGCTGTTAAAGATAAGAATAAGAGATTAAGAGATAAGGAAGCAGTTGCTACTTTAGAATCTTCTTTTGTTTCTAAGTTTGAAAGCTTAAAAGATGTTTTAATAGATAAATTATTTACACTAATCAGTGGAAAAACATCACAAGGTGTTTATAATGATTTAGGTGAAGAAGTTTTACCAAAAGGTAAAAAATATACACTTAAAATGTTAAATTCTGTTGACGATTATGTGCATTTAACAGGTTCTTGGACAACAGATAAAGAATTAAATAGTTCTGTAGGTGAATTAGTTCACAATTACAAAATTAAAGTTAATGATTTACAAGGTTCATTACGTCGTCAAAAGTTTACGATCTCTGTAGGTGATGAATTACCAGCAGGAATTTTAAAATTAGCTAAAGTTTACATCGCTAAGAAACGTAAATTAAAAGTTGGTGATAAAATGGCAGGTCGTCACGGAAATAAAGGTATTGTTGCTCGTATTGTTAGAGCGGAAGATATGCCTTTCTTAGAAGACGGAACTCCAGTAGATATCGTGTTAAATCCATTAGGTGTACCTTCTCGTATGAATATTGGTCAGATTTATGAAACTGTTCTTGGTTGGGCAGGTCAAAAATTAGGAACTAAATATGCAACACCAATTTTTGATGGAGCATCTTTAGATCAGATTAATGAGATTACAGATGATGCAGGTGTACCAAGATTTGGACATACTTATTTATATGATGGTGGAACAGGAAAACGTTTCGATCAACCAGCAACAGTTGGTATCATCTATATGATTAAGTTAGGACACATGATTGAAGATAAAATGCATGCGCGTTCTATTGGACCTTATTCATTAATTACACAACAACCATTAGGAGGTAAAGCTCAGTTTGGTGGTCAACGTTTTGGAGAGATGGAAGTTTGGGCATTAGAGGCATATGGTGCATCTAGTATCTTAAGAGAAATCTTAACTGTAAAATCGGATGATGTTATGGGTAGAGCTAAAACATACGAAAGTATTGTTAAAGGTGAAGCTATGCCAGAACCAGGTTTACCAGAATCATTTAACGTATTAATGCATGAACTTAAAGGTTTAGGTTTAGACGTTAGATTAGAAGAATAA